Below is a genomic region from Streptomyces sp. NBC_00461.
GTAGTACTTGGGCACGCGCGCGGTACGGACACTCGCCCCGCCCTCGTTCTCCGCACTGCTGACATCGGTGGTCATGCTCTGCCTTCCCGGCTCCGGATGCGGCTCACGTCGTGATCCCTTCTGTATACCGTCGCCACCTCTTTTGGTCTAGTCCACAAGCCCAAGTGGTCTAGCGGAAGAGAGTACTCCGGCCTCACTGTTTTCGCTGGCTTCTTACTTAAAGGTTCCTGCATATGTAGGTCGCATAACAGCTGGTCAGGGCCTTTTCCCACACCCTTGACAGGCGTTTTGGTCTGGTCCAAGCTCCGGGTACTGGTCTACACCATTGGTCCAGGTCCCGGCCCATGGGCGGGGGGGTGTGGCATCCCTGAGGAGGGTGGCGTGAAGCGCAAGCTGACAGTCGCGATCGGTATCGCGGGCATGATGGTCTCCATCGCCGCGTGCGGCGGCAATGACGACAAGGGCTCTTCCAACAGCGGCGCGGACGCCAAGGAACTGACCGTCTGGCTCACCGTCGACGCCCAGAACAACTGGCCTGACCTGGTGAAGGCCGCCGACGCCTCGGTCAAGAAGGCGCATCCCGGCATCAAGATCAACCACGAGTACTACGGCTGGCCGGACAAGAACACCAAGCTCGACGCCGTCCTCGCCACCGACAAGGCGCCGGACGTGGTCGAGATGGGCAACACCGAGATGCTCGGCTACATGGTCAAGGGCGCCTTCGCCCCCGTCGACGCCTCGAAGTTCACCAACTCCTCCGCCTGGCTCGACGGCCTCAAGGCCTCGGTCACGTACGGCGGCAAGACCTACGGCGTCCCGTACTACGCGGGTGGCCGCGTCGCCAACTGGCGCAAGGACGTGTTCGCCTCGGCCGGCGTCAAGACCCCGCCGAAGACGTACGCCGAACTCACCGCCGCCCTCGACAAGGTGCAGAAGAAGGAGGGCGACAAGTTCTCCGCCTGGTACCAGCCCACCCGCGACTGGTACGCGGCCATGTCCTTCGTCTACGACGCCGGCGGTTCCATCGCCGAGGAGTCGGGCGGCCAGTGGAAGGCGAACCTCTCCTCGCCGGAGTCCGTCAAGGGCCTCACCGAGTTCAAGAACGTCGTCGACAAGTACATGCACGGCGACAAGACCAAGGACGAGTCCGACCGTTACATCGTCTACGGCCAGGGCAAGTCCAGCATGATCTTCGGCGCCGCGTGGGAGGGGGCGACCTCCGCCGACCCGAAGAACGACAAGACCGGCAAGCTCAAGAACAACCTCGAGAACTTCGTGATGCCCGGTCCGTCCGGCAAGAACATGCCCGTCTTCCTCGGCGGCTCCGACCTCGCCATCCCGGTGAAGTCCAAGGCGCAGGCCGTCGCCGCCGAGTGGATCAACGCCTTCACCGGCCCCTCCGGCCAGAAGGGCCTGATCGCCAAGGGCAACCTGCCCAACAACAAGACCGACCTCGCGACCCTGAAGAACGACCCCGCGACGGCGGTCCCGGCCACCGCGGCCGAGTCCAACTGGTTCGTCCCGATGGCGCCGGGCTGGGGCCAGGTCGAGAAGGCCCAGGTCCTGCAGACCATGCTGCAGAACATCGGCACCGGCAAGAAGTCGGTCGAGGCAGCCGCGAAGGACGCGGACGCCGCGATCGACAAGGTCATCAACACCAAGTGACCTTCGGAGCAGGGCTCTGTTGCGCCGACAGGGCCCTGCTTCCCGTACGCCCGTACGGGTTTCGCTTTCGTACGACCTGAGGGACCGCTGAGGAGCGCGCCATGAGTGCCGCAGACACGACCACCCCCGCCAAGGTGCCGCCGCCGCGGCAGGCGCCGCCACCGGCGCCGGTCACCAAGTA
It encodes:
- a CDS encoding extracellular solute-binding protein — its product is MKRKLTVAIGIAGMMVSIAACGGNDDKGSSNSGADAKELTVWLTVDAQNNWPDLVKAADASVKKAHPGIKINHEYYGWPDKNTKLDAVLATDKAPDVVEMGNTEMLGYMVKGAFAPVDASKFTNSSAWLDGLKASVTYGGKTYGVPYYAGGRVANWRKDVFASAGVKTPPKTYAELTAALDKVQKKEGDKFSAWYQPTRDWYAAMSFVYDAGGSIAEESGGQWKANLSSPESVKGLTEFKNVVDKYMHGDKTKDESDRYIVYGQGKSSMIFGAAWEGATSADPKNDKTGKLKNNLENFVMPGPSGKNMPVFLGGSDLAIPVKSKAQAVAAEWINAFTGPSGQKGLIAKGNLPNNKTDLATLKNDPATAVPATAAESNWFVPMAPGWGQVEKAQVLQTMLQNIGTGKKSVEAAAKDADAAIDKVINTK